In Sebastes fasciatus isolate fSebFas1 chromosome 24, fSebFas1.pri, whole genome shotgun sequence, the following are encoded in one genomic region:
- the gpr34a gene encoding putative G-protein coupled receptor 34a encodes MTTFSSASSFPFNLSASASSSSSLPVSISSLPDSMSSFFTATSLPPSSTSSSNHTVCSFDDAALRLPLAVLYSLFFLFGLVGNLFALWVFLFLHKSRNSVRVFLINCAVADLVLLACLPFRVFYHVNRNKWVLGSVACKMVGNLFYMNMYISITLLGLISLDRYLRLKGKGRARRGVRLTLWGHSRPWSWVACGALWGLSLAALVPMIATAEDKEFTDKCFQYKMRQSKAKGKAYFNAVLVLLFWLVFIMLVVSYAKIASQLLRVSRDKPDLPNAQRYERTAKKSFFVLFLFTVCFGPYHAFRPVYILSQLGGTVSCDYLQLVDRTNEVMLLFSAFNSCLDPVMYFLLSGSVRKTALRALGHRLGNRLHFLNDATSNSSTTEFRRPSALTAFPNAELNTPSVTPRTSICVINSTLRRTGLTTLPPTGQQ; translated from the coding sequence ATGACCACCTTCTCCTCGGCCTCGTCATTCCCCTTCAATCTTTCAGCCTCTGCGTCGTCCAgctcttctcttcctgtctctatTTCATCCCTCCCTGATTCCATGTCATCATTCTTCACTGCCACCTCTCTTCCAccttcctccacctcttcctcaaACCATACTGTGTGTTCGTTTGATGACGCTGCCCTCCGCCTGCCGCTGGCGGTCCTATACTCCCTGTTCTTCCTCTTTGGGCTTGTGGGTAACCTCTTTGCCCTGTGGGTCTTCCTTTTCCTACATAAAAGCCGCAACTCTGTGCGAGTGTTTCTCATCAACTGTGCCGTGGCTGATCTGGTCCTGCTGGCGTGCCTGCCCTTCAGGGTTTTCTACCACGTTAACAGAAACAAGTGGGTGCTGGGATCTGTCGCCTGCAAGATGGTGGGGAATCTGTTTTATATGAACATGTACATCAGTATCACTCTACTGGGGCTCATCAGCTTGGACAGATACTTGAGGTTAAAGGGGAAAGGCAGAGCGCGGAGAGGTGTGAGATTGACGCTGTGGGGCCACAGCCGGCCGTGGAGCTGGGTGGCGTGCGGGGCCCTGTGGGGTCTGTCGCTGGCGGCGCTGGTGCCCATGATCGCCACGGCGGAGGACAAAGAGTTCACCGACAAGTGCTTCCAGTACAAGATGCGCCAGAGCAAAGCCAAAGGGAAGGCCTACTTCAACGCCGTGCTAGTGCTGTTGTTCTGGCTCGTGTTCATCATGCTGGTGGTGTCTTATGCGAAGATCGCTTCGCAGTTGCTGAGGGTGTCGCGGGACAAGCCGGATCTTCCCAACGCACAGAGGTATGAACGAACGGCCAAGAAGTCCTTCTTTGTCCTGTTTCTGTTCACCGTCTGCTTCGGGCCCTACCACGCCTTCCGACCCGTCTACATCCTCTCCCAGCTCGGCGGAACGGTATCCTGCGACTACTTGCAGCTGGTGGACCGCACCAATGAGGTGATGCTGTTATTCTCCGCCTTCAACAGCTGTTTGGATCCCGTCATGTACTTTCTGCTGTCCGGCTCAGTGCGCAAAACCGCCCTCCGAGCGCTCGGACACCGACTTGGCAACCGGCTTCACTTCCTGAACGACGCAACATCAAACAGCTCGACAACGGAGTTCAGACGACCGTCCGCGCTTACGGCTTTTCCTAACGCTGAACTGAACACCCCTTCAGTCACACCCAGAACAAGCATCTGTGTCATCAACTCCACCCTCCGCCGCACAGGATTGACCACGCTTCCACCTACTGGCCAACAGTGA